The proteins below are encoded in one region of Micromonospora sp. DSM 45708:
- a CDS encoding thiamine pyrophosphate-binding protein has translation MADRTVADLVVERLRAWRVPRAFGYPGAALAPLVAALDAAGGDPAFVPARHEETAAYMATGHAKFTGGIGVCLATQGPSAVHLLNGLYDAKLDSKPVVAIIGEDVSGPLGGAHEEIGLSRLFGDVCNQFVRYGRSPDQVPALLDQAFRTAAATRSPTCVVLPRALQVTPVPDRLPPTAGVITATPGEPLARVLPHDADLDAAASLLSGGQRVAVLVGQGAHGAAGEVVALADRLGAGVATSLLGKPVLDERLPFHTGVLGEVGTTAAAQLMGGCDTLLLVGTNDPWTDWFPLPGQVRTIQIDIDGRRIGTRYPVDVPLVGDAAETLRALLARVPERPHAQWRGVVERAVDRWRTLAADRAAAPAEPLNPQLVLRELSARLPRRAAIAVDVGSVIYWYARQVELPPGVQARLCGTLGSMGCALPYAVAAKLACPDQPVLALLGDGAMQLNGLAELITVAHHWTRWADPRLVVLVLNNRDQSGVGGGRTPGDRRPDVPYAGWARLLGLHGVRVDRPDLIGPAWDEVLAADRPSVLEAVVDPAVPLDVPEPALADLRGLMTDGDAARRVRDRVIQTEAIAAEDLV, from the coding sequence ATGGCTGACCGTACCGTCGCCGACCTGGTGGTCGAGCGCCTGCGGGCCTGGCGGGTGCCGCGCGCCTTCGGCTATCCCGGCGCGGCGCTCGCCCCGCTGGTGGCCGCGCTCGACGCCGCCGGCGGCGACCCGGCGTTCGTGCCGGCCCGGCACGAGGAGACCGCCGCCTACATGGCCACCGGCCACGCCAAGTTCACCGGCGGGATCGGGGTGTGCCTGGCCACCCAGGGGCCCAGCGCGGTGCACCTGCTCAACGGCCTCTACGACGCCAAACTGGACAGCAAGCCGGTGGTGGCGATCATCGGCGAGGACGTCAGCGGACCGCTCGGCGGGGCGCACGAGGAGATCGGACTGAGCCGGCTCTTCGGCGACGTGTGCAACCAGTTCGTCCGCTACGGCCGCAGCCCCGACCAGGTGCCGGCGCTGCTGGACCAGGCGTTCCGGACCGCGGCGGCGACCCGTAGCCCGACCTGCGTGGTGCTGCCCCGGGCGTTGCAGGTGACGCCCGTGCCCGACCGGCTGCCACCGACCGCCGGCGTCATCACCGCGACGCCCGGCGAGCCGCTGGCCCGGGTGCTGCCGCACGACGCCGACCTGGACGCCGCCGCCTCCCTGCTCAGCGGCGGGCAGCGGGTGGCCGTGCTGGTCGGCCAGGGGGCGCACGGCGCGGCCGGCGAGGTCGTCGCGCTCGCCGACCGGCTCGGCGCGGGCGTGGCCACGTCACTGCTCGGCAAGCCGGTGCTGGACGAGCGGCTGCCGTTTCACACCGGCGTGCTCGGCGAGGTCGGCACCACCGCCGCCGCCCAGCTCATGGGCGGCTGCGACACGCTGCTGCTGGTCGGCACGAACGATCCGTGGACCGACTGGTTCCCGCTGCCCGGCCAGGTGCGCACCATCCAGATCGACATCGACGGCCGGCGGATCGGCACCCGCTACCCGGTCGACGTGCCGCTGGTCGGCGACGCCGCCGAGACGCTGCGGGCGCTGCTGGCCCGGGTGCCGGAACGACCCCACGCGCAGTGGCGTGGCGTGGTGGAGCGCGCGGTGGACCGCTGGCGGACGCTCGCCGCCGACCGTGCCGCCGCCCCGGCCGAGCCACTCAACCCGCAACTCGTGCTCCGCGAGCTGTCCGCCCGGCTGCCGCGGCGTGCCGCGATCGCCGTCGACGTCGGCTCGGTCATCTACTGGTACGCGCGCCAGGTGGAGTTGCCGCCCGGGGTGCAGGCCCGGCTCTGCGGCACGCTCGGCTCGATGGGCTGCGCGTTGCCGTACGCGGTGGCCGCCAAGCTGGCCTGTCCGGACCAGCCGGTGCTGGCGCTGCTCGGCGACGGCGCGATGCAGCTCAACGGCCTCGCCGAGCTGATCACCGTGGCGCACCACTGGACGCGGTGGGCCGATCCCCGGCTGGTGGTGCTGGTGCTCAACAACCGCGACCAGTCGGGCGTCGGTGGCGGGCGTACGCCGGGCGACCGGCGACCCGACGTGCCGTACGCCGGATGGGCCCGGCTGCTGGGGCTGCACGGTGTCCGGGTGGACCGGCCGGACCTGATCGGACCGGCCTGGGACGAGGTGCTCGCCGCGGACCGGCCGAGCGTGCTGGAGGCGGTGGTGGACCCGGCCGTCCCGCTGGACGTGCCCGAGCCGGCGCTGGCCGACCTGCGCGGCCTGATGACGGACGGCGACGCGGCCCGGCGGGTGCGCGACCGGGTGATCCAGACCGAGGCCATCGCCGCCGAGGACCTCGTTTAG
- a CDS encoding baeRF2 domain-containing protein, with amino-acid sequence MQLSFLRPLYDRPGPWCSVYLDASRDTHDSRPQVDLRWRALKGDLLAQGADQVTVEAVEEVVRRHDPMPGDYGIAVFASRGRVVLTEYLSAPPLHDLATWAALPHTMPLVAQRGEQVAWVRVLADRTGADATAVSAGGVPRRARVKGRQSRQLRRVQPGGWSQSRYQRAAMEAWHHNAGDAAAATAELADRVGADVVVVAGDIRATGMIAAQLPERWQDVLVRTDAGSRAGGAEDTLMDDLTVQTIAEVADRRIAAALDRFGVQEDVGAGLDAVVAALQRNQVDTMLIVDDASADGELWVGPEPTEIATDPAQLADMSVADPQKVRADAALLRALIGTDAELTVLAPEEAPELTDGVGAVLRYVDAGTPGRGDG; translated from the coding sequence ATGCAGCTGTCCTTCCTGCGCCCGCTCTACGACCGTCCCGGGCCCTGGTGTTCGGTGTACCTGGACGCCTCCCGGGACACCCACGACTCGCGCCCGCAGGTCGACCTGCGCTGGCGGGCCCTGAAAGGGGACCTGCTGGCCCAGGGCGCCGATCAGGTCACCGTCGAGGCGGTGGAGGAGGTGGTGCGCCGGCACGATCCGATGCCCGGTGACTACGGCATCGCGGTCTTCGCCAGCCGGGGCCGGGTGGTGCTCACCGAGTACCTCTCCGCGCCACCGTTGCACGACCTGGCCACCTGGGCCGCGCTGCCGCACACCATGCCGCTGGTCGCCCAGCGCGGCGAGCAGGTGGCCTGGGTGCGGGTGCTGGCCGACCGCACCGGCGCGGACGCGACGGCGGTCAGCGCCGGCGGGGTGCCCCGGCGGGCCCGGGTGAAGGGCCGGCAGAGCCGGCAACTGCGCCGGGTGCAGCCGGGCGGCTGGTCGCAGTCCCGCTACCAGCGGGCCGCCATGGAGGCGTGGCACCACAACGCCGGCGACGCCGCCGCGGCCACCGCCGAGCTGGCCGACCGCGTCGGCGCCGACGTGGTCGTGGTGGCCGGCGACATCCGGGCCACCGGCATGATCGCCGCCCAGCTCCCCGAACGCTGGCAGGACGTGCTGGTCCGCACCGACGCCGGCTCCCGGGCCGGCGGCGCGGAGGACACGCTGATGGACGACCTCACGGTGCAGACCATCGCCGAGGTGGCCGACCGACGGATCGCCGCCGCGCTGGACCGGTTCGGCGTGCAGGAGGACGTCGGCGCCGGGCTCGACGCGGTGGTCGCCGCGCTGCAACGCAACCAGGTCGACACCATGCTGATCGTCGACGACGCGTCCGCCGACGGCGAGCTGTGGGTCGGCCCCGAGCCGACCGAGATCGCCACCGACCCGGCGCAGTTGGCGGACATGTCGGTGGCCGACCCGCAGAAGGTACGCGCCGACGCCGCGCTGCTGCGCGCGCTGATCGGCACCGACGCGGAGCTGACCGTGCTCGCGCCGGAGGAGGCACCGGAACTGACCGACGGGGTCGGCGCGGTGCTGCGCTACGTCGACGCCGGCACCCCGGGGCGGGGCGATGGCTGA
- a CDS encoding DUF3817 domain-containing protein, with protein sequence MRDGWIRAFVWAAIAEACSWAALLAGMAVKYGPPRNELGVQVFGPVHGALFVAYGLLVLVVARRCRWSLVQTGLALASAVPPFATVVFERWARRRGLLAAPVTAPTGRTVTRVGG encoded by the coding sequence ATGCGCGACGGGTGGATCCGGGCGTTCGTGTGGGCGGCGATCGCCGAGGCGTGCTCCTGGGCGGCGCTGCTGGCCGGCATGGCGGTCAAGTACGGGCCGCCGCGCAACGAACTCGGCGTGCAGGTGTTCGGCCCCGTGCACGGCGCGCTCTTCGTCGCGTACGGGCTGCTGGTCCTCGTGGTGGCCCGGCGGTGCCGCTGGTCGTTGGTGCAGACCGGGCTGGCGTTGGCCAGCGCCGTGCCGCCGTTCGCCACCGTGGTCTTCGAGCGCTGGGCCCGCCGCCGCGGCCTGCTCGCCGCTCCCGTCACCGCCCCCACCGGGCGCACGGTCACGCGCGTCGGCGGTTGA
- a CDS encoding DUF6518 family protein translates to MPPTRRALTLVAPVAGFLLGFLDFVWISLVPYPFAELGNSTATWAVAAFALGWWARAGALRAAVAATVLLVVAVPSYYLAAALLQGDDLAVIAAPAALLWMAFGVLAGVVFGVAGTWAHLVGWRRVVGTALPAAVFVEEALRFVGKARSGYPGAWWNVIIDLALAALVVLLVARAARARLLTAAVALPLAVVGALTFTAVAG, encoded by the coding sequence ATGCCGCCCACCCGTCGCGCACTGACGCTCGTCGCCCCCGTCGCCGGTTTCCTGCTCGGGTTCCTCGACTTCGTCTGGATCTCGTTGGTGCCCTACCCGTTCGCCGAACTCGGCAACTCCACCGCCACCTGGGCGGTCGCCGCGTTCGCGCTGGGCTGGTGGGCCCGGGCGGGCGCGCTGCGGGCCGCCGTGGCCGCCACCGTCCTGCTGGTCGTCGCCGTACCCAGCTACTACCTGGCGGCGGCGCTGCTCCAAGGCGACGACCTCGCCGTGATCGCCGCGCCTGCCGCGCTGCTGTGGATGGCGTTCGGCGTGCTCGCCGGCGTGGTGTTCGGCGTCGCCGGCACCTGGGCCCACCTCGTCGGCTGGCGGCGGGTCGTCGGCACCGCGCTGCCGGCGGCGGTGTTCGTCGAGGAGGCGCTGCGTTTCGTCGGCAAGGCCCGCTCCGGCTACCCGGGCGCGTGGTGGAACGTGATCATCGACCTCGCGCTCGCCGCGCTCGTGGTCCTGCTCGTCGCCCGCGCCGCCCGGGCGCGACTGCTCACCGCCGCCGTGGCGCTGCCGTTGGCCGTCGTCGGCGCGCTCACGTTCACCGCGGTCGCCGGCTGA
- a CDS encoding glutamate--cysteine ligase, with protein sequence MGEDVGARTFSREDRARYREKVRRCLDVFAEMLRESRFDVERPMTGLEIELNLVDERFDPAMRNADVLAAIADEAFQTELGQFNVEINVAPRRLAGTGTAQFEEHVRASLNAAEEKARTVGAHMVMIGVLPTLRPEHLTADSLSANPRYALLNEQIFAARGEDLPIAISGVERLATTADTITPEAACTSTQFHLQVSPAQFADYWNAAQAIAGIQVALGANSPLFFGRELWRETRIPLFQQATDTRAEEIKAQGVRPRVWFGERWITSVFDLFEENVRYFPALLPVCDPEDPATTLASGGVPKLAELRLHNGTIYRWNRPVYDVLRGRPHLRVENRVLPAGPTVLDTVANGAFYFGLVRALAESDRPLWSQMSFSAAEENFNTCARHGIDAQVFWPGLGYLPVTELVLRRLLPMAHQGLDRWGLDPAERDRLLGIVEQRCLTGRNGATWQVETLHRLESADHLDRPAALREVVRHYVDLMHSNRPVHEWPIP encoded by the coding sequence ATGGGCGAGGACGTCGGCGCACGCACCTTCAGCCGGGAGGATCGGGCCCGCTACCGGGAGAAGGTCCGGCGCTGCCTGGACGTCTTCGCGGAGATGCTGCGCGAGTCCCGCTTCGACGTGGAGCGGCCGATGACCGGCCTGGAGATCGAGCTGAACCTGGTCGACGAGCGGTTCGACCCGGCGATGCGCAACGCCGACGTGCTGGCGGCGATCGCCGACGAGGCGTTCCAGACCGAGCTGGGCCAGTTCAACGTGGAGATCAACGTGGCGCCGCGCCGGCTCGCCGGCACCGGCACCGCCCAGTTCGAGGAGCACGTGCGGGCCAGCCTCAACGCCGCCGAGGAGAAGGCCCGGACGGTCGGCGCGCACATGGTGATGATCGGTGTCCTGCCGACGCTGCGCCCGGAGCACCTGACCGCCGACTCGCTCTCCGCCAACCCCCGGTACGCGCTGCTCAACGAGCAGATCTTCGCCGCGCGCGGAGAGGACCTGCCGATCGCGATCAGCGGGGTGGAGCGGCTGGCCACCACCGCCGACACCATCACCCCGGAGGCGGCCTGCACCAGCACCCAGTTCCACCTCCAGGTGAGCCCGGCGCAGTTCGCCGACTACTGGAACGCGGCCCAGGCCATCGCCGGCATCCAGGTGGCGCTCGGCGCGAACTCGCCGCTGTTCTTCGGCCGGGAACTGTGGCGGGAGACCCGCATCCCGCTGTTCCAGCAGGCCACCGACACCCGGGCGGAAGAGATAAAGGCCCAGGGGGTACGCCCGCGGGTGTGGTTCGGGGAGCGCTGGATCACCTCGGTGTTCGACCTGTTCGAGGAGAACGTCCGCTACTTCCCGGCGCTGCTGCCGGTGTGCGACCCGGAGGACCCGGCGACGACGCTGGCCAGCGGCGGTGTGCCGAAGCTCGCCGAGTTGCGCCTGCACAACGGCACCATCTACCGCTGGAACCGGCCGGTCTACGACGTGCTGCGCGGTCGCCCGCACCTGCGGGTGGAGAACCGGGTGCTGCCGGCCGGCCCGACTGTGCTGGACACGGTGGCCAACGGCGCGTTCTACTTCGGGCTGGTGCGGGCGCTGGCCGAGTCGGACCGGCCGCTCTGGTCGCAGATGTCGTTCAGCGCCGCCGAGGAGAACTTCAACACCTGCGCCCGGCACGGCATCGACGCCCAGGTGTTCTGGCCCGGCCTGGGCTACCTGCCGGTGACCGAGCTGGTGCTGCGCCGGCTGCTGCCGATGGCCCACCAGGGGCTCGACCGGTGGGGCCTGGACCCGGCCGAGCGGGACCGGCTGCTCGGCATCGTCGAGCAGCGCTGCCTGACCGGCCGCAACGGGGCCACCTGGCAGGTGGAGACGCTGCACCGGCTGGAGTCCGCCGACCACCTGGACCGGCCGGCCGCGCTGCGCGAGGTGGTCCGCCACTACGTCGACCTGATGCACAGCAACCGCCCCGTGCACGAGTGGCCTATCCCCTGA